Within the Hevea brasiliensis isolate MT/VB/25A 57/8 chromosome 2, ASM3005281v1, whole genome shotgun sequence genome, the region GCACATCTAACATGGGGGACTATTTGCCCTTATTAGCCAAGATAGGAGGCGTAGAGAAGAGAATGCTTGATCTGCAAGAGAGGAGAGATGggtttatacaagttttgatcgAAGAACATAGAAAAAGAATGAGCATCTCACCCTCTGAGGAGAAAAATAAGACATTGATTGAGGTCTTGTTGACGCTGCAACGATCGGATCCTGAGTACTACACGGATGAAACTATCAAAAGCCTTATGCTGGTAAGATTCGTCTTTCCTTTCCATTTCCCAAGTTCTAGCCGCAACACATTACCCACCAGATTTTTCTTTGCCTCCACTCCACTTTTGACTATTGGCAAACATGCATTTGAGATAATGCAAGAAGGAATCATAAAaatctaattattttataataaattggtGGAAAAAGTAATTGGCCAAAAGTTTACTTTTTCCACGTTTCAACGCCGTGAGGTTCCACGCAGCAGGTGTGAAAGCTGGAAAGTGCTTACGTAACTTTTGACTATAAGAACAGGGGTCCCTCCAAGTTTCAACATTCattagatataattttttttaacctaAACCCTATTAAACCTTCAATCCAAAACATAATaggaataaaaaaaatttatttattaaatatataaatctcatataattatattttaaatttataataaatcttcatattttaataattttttttttaatttttaaatgtttCACTCATAATTTGATAGTCTATATTGCTATTTTTGATCTGCTATTTTTGATCTGTGATATTTGTATCCGTATATATGCCACTTAGCGATGCCTATCACTCATCAGAAAACGTAATGCACTAATTTTTACTTCTTGTCTGGATAGGTTCTACTGGCAGCAGGAACCGATACTTCAGCTGTAACCATGGAATGGGCAATGTCACTTTTAATGAATGATCTTGAAATTTTGAAGAAAGCTCAGAACGAAATTGATAATGTCATTGGACATGATCGCTTAATGACTGAGTCTGATACATTAAAGATTCCCTATCTTCACTGCATTATAAGTGAAGTCATGAGAATGTACCCACCAGGTCCACTGTTGGTTCCTCACGAGTCGTCAGAGGAGTGCTCTATAGGAGGCTATCGTGTACCACCTGGCACAATGCTGATAGTGAACATGTGGAGCATACAGAATGATCCTCGAGTTTGGGAGGAGCCCAGGAAATTCAAACCAGAAAGATTTGAAGGGTGTGAGGCAGGGGTAAGGGATGGTTTTCGGTTGATGCCTTTTGGGTCTGGAAGGAGGAGTTGTCCTGGAGAGAGCTTGGCCTTGCACATGGTTAGTTTGACCTTGGGTTCAGTCCTTCAGTGCTTTGACTGGGAGAGAGTTGGCAAGGAAATGGTGGACATGACCGAGGGCGCTGGACTAACAATGCCCAAAGCTCAGCCCTTGATAGTTAAATGTAGACCACGTCCATCCATGGTGAACCTTCTTTCTCATGTTTGAATTAGAGGGTGTTTAGCTTTAACCCATGGAAATTAACTATAACCACTTTAGTTAATTTAAActcataagtatttaaaattttaagcaattatatgtttgattaaaatatttataagtaaataataaataattgtgtttaataaaaaaataacttataagtaTATTTGTTATcaaaatgattaaaaataatattaaataagatatgtggtaaaattttaaaaattaaatgaagataatataataaaatatttagtaAAATTAGCTTATAAACATAAAACTGAAATGTTACTTGactctatttttttctttttttttttaacttgtaaactcaatttataaatttaaaaagtgTTATACAAGGAGAAATTATTACCTATACCTAATTTATTATAGATCTAATATACAAGGTACAAATATGtgaaatttatgtatttaatagaTGTGTCTCATCATAAATCTTATATTTTGAGTCCATGATAAATTAAATCTTATATTTTAAATGATAATTATTGTTCATAATAATCTTATCAAAAtagtatttttaatattattataatagttTCACTCATGTATATTTATACGAATTCACATGTTTTTGttgattaaataaatataaaaaataaaactttaatggctgtaaataaaaatttaagatccCACTAAATTTTTGGGTGAAAATATAACAACGGCGTATCAAATTCGGCAAGAATTCTAAAATGGATCTAGAAGAAGTTTCGTCATGCGTAACCTGTGCACGTGCGCTGACTGGACTATGTTTTGCCCGGTACACACTTTAGAAAAATGTTCCCATAACGCCATTGTAATGACCACAAAACGTCCTAGTTAACATGCTGAGATTATTTTGTTCCATTTcggttttaattttttatattattattaaaaataataattaaatattatttttattttataatataaataaaaattagtgACAAattattcaataattaattttacagGAAGCTACTTTGAATTTTGTGATAAGCCTTGTCCTTTTTTGTGATAAGCCTTGTCCTTTGAGTTGGGTTAGGGCCTAAAAGGGCTATCACCATTATATACAGATAACcctcattttttattattaaaaagaaaaaatcattGTAATgtcaatttacaaaaaaaaaaaattaattctttattaatagaaaaaaaaaataattttacacaTTAAGAGTTCCGTTTCATTCACAGCCAAATACATCGGAGTTGTGTTCTTAAAGAAAACTAAAATTAGTCGTGGATATCAAAGTTTTCAGAATAAGACTGATTTGGCTGGTTCAACTGAAAAATTAagtaacattaattaaaatataataataaattagacaaattgactaaatattgaaatgacacatttatgatgtacaagctaatatattaaaattaattaatttataaaagattatatatatcaaggtatattaatttaatatattaattaatacttaatttaatattagtatattaataataatttataaaagaaCATTAATTAtggaatataaatttaatatttattgaatAGTTAGTTGTCTTCTTAAAAAAATATTGGAGTTGGTTGTGGATACTGAACCTAAAGCCTTCCTTTGGAAGAAAACATAAAAAAGATATTAGTAGATGATTAACGTGCTAGTTTGAAATTAGGACTTCCCCATGCGAGCATGCTCGATCATAGACTTTAAAACTTCTTTATGATGTGTTAGCTCTTTTATCTTTAACACTTGGATTTTAAGATTTGATTTGGGTCAATGTGGTATCAgagtttaattcattttttttagaATTATTTTTATGGACTTATGCGCAGGGTTGAGCAGTTTTTGAGTTAGACCAAACCatcgaatcaaaccgaactgATTTAATTTAATCAGTTTGGTTTTTTGGTCTACTAAATGCTCTTCGATTAGAGATTTCATGTAATTTGAGTTTTTCATTTTGGTTTGATTAATTcaatgaaaaatcaaagaaacCGAACTGACTGAAATATGAAGTTATGTCGTTTTGACcaacccatatatatatatatatatatatatatatatatatatatatatatatatatatatatatatatatatatatgtataaatcaAACCCTCACCCACTAGACCCacagccccacaaatgctgccTTCTTCTCTATCCCTCCTTAATCCCTATCCCTCTTTAATCCCTATCTCAGAGACCCAAAAGCAAAGCCAGCTCTTCCAGTCTCCTTTACCCAATAGTccctccattttttttctttttatagagACCCAAAAGGCTAAAGTCCCAAATCTCACCCCTCGCCAATTCCTTTCATTATCCTTCACCACGTCACTTCTTCGTCTTCTTCTTCTTAACCCGCATCAAAGGATTGTTGCATCACATCTAGAGACCCATCGATAAGCATCACCCCTTAGCCCTGCAATTTGCTGATAAGCTTCGCATCATTGATGAGCATCGTGTCCCACTGTGTGCCATCTTCTCTCTTTTGTTGTGAATGCTTCAATTAATTTGGCTCTGCTTTATGTGATACATGGCTTTTGGGTATTTGATTGCTTAGTTTTGGTTGATTTTTAATTGTTGACATATGTTGTAGATTTGCAATCTAATTTGtacaattcttcttcttctttattgaTACATATAATGTATTGTTGAATCTGTATATTTTGATTCATAGTGATTCCTTTTATGAAATCATTCAGTTTGAGAATTTGCATTTCGGAATTTAAGCATTTGCATGTCATTCGGTTTTTGATTccaaatcaaaccaaatcgatttttattaatttgatttgattcagTCCAAATTTTAAGTCAATTGATTTTTCAGTTTTTCTTAATCGGTTTGATTTAGAGCTAAACCGACCGAATGCTCTCCCTGCTTATATGATGGGTGGATGGCaacaaaaatttttctcaactcatTATCCTGCCTTGCCTATTTATAGATTTTAAGATCTTTTTATACAACTCCAGCCAACCTTCAAATTTTCCTCTTTTCATAATGTGCTATATTTGGTGTGTAATTTTTTCTTTTTGAGATTTTACTTTGTTTAACATAGTTTCttctggattttttttttcatttggtaTTAATTAATACTCAAATTCAAAATTATatattcttaaaaataatttattcattaatttaactttaattaaaatttaaatatgaggttttacaattttattattaaattaaaatttgttaatatttaacaagtgattttaatattattaaattaaaacataTCCGAAACTCCTGGTGTTAGAATTTCAAGTCAATTAGAGCTAGGaaatttaattagttttaaattagaaatattttagttgaaaattaaaaaaaaaaaaatcatgttggTGTAGGTTTTTCTAGAGTCCAAGACCAAGTTGAACTTGGTAAAATGTGACCTATAAAAGAATGCAGAACGTGAGGTCATATTATGAGAGTTGAGTGGATAGGATGTGCTACATGCAATCAAAAGGTGGGGAATTGTAATTTAGCCCATCGAATTATGAGTATTGTTTGAGTGTTGTGTGAGGTAATTTGTGTTTATTTTTgagaataagaaaaataattaatatttataattattttttctttgattaTTGAATTTATTGGTAGAGTAAGTTTACATTAAATTatgttaaattttgtattttttaatttatgtgaGTATAATTTTcacaacaagtggtatcagagttgTCGTTTAAGATGGTGAACACAAAATTGAAGTAGAGGCATTTGATGGGAAAAATAATTTCAGTTCATGGCAAAGTACTGTGAATGATGTCCTTGTACAACAAGGATAACTAAAGTTGTGAACAGAAACAACCAACAACTATGAAAGATGATGATTGGGAGGAGCTTTAACAATGGGTAGTAAGTACAATTAGATTGACATTAGCCCCTTGTATGAAGTATAATGTCTTAGAGGAAACTTTGTTAGTTGCTTTGTGGAAGAAATTGGAAAATTTGTATATGTCAATGTCACTCACAAATCACTTGTACCTAAAGAAGGAGTTTCATTAACTTAGAATGGAGGAAGGTACTAATGTGAGGGATCACTTTAATGTTTTTAATACATTATTACTTAATTGGTTGGCATTGGTGTGAAGGTAGATGATGAAGATAAAACTCTCTTATTTCTAACCTCTCTCCCACAATTTTATAAAATCTTAGTGACAACCCTAAAGTTGAAAAGGAAACTTTGAAGGTGAAGGAGGTTACTGCAGTTGTCTTGGATGATGAGAAGTTCAACAAGTCAGATAATAGCAACGAAGGTGGAGCTTTTATTGCTAGTTTTAGTTGTGGAAGAACCAATTCATGTGGAAATAATTGGATAAGGAAAAATAGATCGAGCTTAAGATCACATGTAGACTTTGAAGATAGAGAATGCTACTATTGTCATGAGAACAGTCATATTCATTACTATTGTATGGAGATAAAAGAAGATCTTGTAAAGTTTAAATAATTCAAGAAGAGTcgcgaaaaaaaaaaaagaaggaaaaatagATCGAGCTTGAGATCACATGTAGACTTTGAAGATAGAGAATGCTACTACTGTCATGAGAACAGTCATATTCAATACTATTGTGTGGAGATAAAAGAAGATCTTGTAAAGTTTAAATAATTCAAGAAGAGtcgcgaaaaaaaaaaaaaagaaggaactgCTGCAATTGCAATTGATGATTGTATTGATAGTAAATATTTGAATGTAAATGATAATAAGAAAAAGTCAAAAGATTCATGACAAGATGAGTGGTTAATAGATTCTGCTTGCCTATTCTATATTTACTCAAAGAAGAAGTGGTTTTGATgtgattgaagaaaaaaaaagagagaaagtgagGCTAGCCAATAGGAACAAGATGGAGGTTAAAGGTGTTAAAAGAGTGAAGATCAAGTTGCATGGTCATAATGTGAAATTGTTTGATAAAGTGATATATGTTGCTAAATTTGAATTGAACTTAATTTCCTTGAGTAAGTTGAATACTTAGTGTTATCAGTGTTCAATTCATGGTGAAGTCATGAGAATTAGTTAAGGTGCTCTCATGATCATGAAGGGGGAGAAAAGTGGTGCAAAGAATCTCTACAAATTGAAAGGATGCACAATGATTGAAAGAATACAAGAGGAGACAATAGGCAATATTAACAATTAAGAGTCCAAGGAAGTACCTAAgagaatattgacttttgcagaaGCTGCGAATATATTTGACTCgaaggtggagattgttagatttctaagtcaattagaattaggaagtttaattagttttaaattagaaagattttagttaaaaattaaaaaaaaaaaaaaatttcatgttGGTTTAGGTTTTTGCTAGTGTCCAAGACCACGTTGAACTTGGTAAAACGAGGCCCATAAAAGATTGCAAAACGTGAGGTCATATTATGAGAGTTGAGTGGACAATATGTACTAAGTGCAATAAAAAAGTAGAGAATTGGGATTTAGTCCTTCGAATTGTGGATATTATTTGAGTATTATGTAATTTGTGAGTGATTTTGGGGATGGGAAAATTATTAGTGtgtgtaattattttttctttgtttagtAAATTTATTGATGGAATAAGCTTATAttgaattatattaaattttacgtTCTTTAATTTATGCGAGTATGATTTTCATAATAGTCGACAATCGCGGCTTTATATTCTTTAACTTATGTTCTTTAACTTAatcttatattaaattttatgttCTTTAATTTATGATCTTCAGCATCTGAATTCATGTCTCCATCCAAATCAACTAATCGACAATCGCGGCTTGATTGTGCACCTAATATGCTGTTTTCctgtctttctttctcttttttttttagtattgAACTTTGATTACGTCGTGTGAATGAAAAGCCCAAAACTAAAAAACTCGGGCGCCCATTTTCATGTGTTCACTCTTTTACCATATGATTTGGCTTCTTGTTATCGCAACTATTCCTAGTTTATTGATTACTACTCTCACTATTTTAGACTTACAGTCATGGGATGGGTCGCCTGCAATTTTTTCTTGCTCTAAAGCTAAATCCTTTGAGGCAATCAAGTGAAAAATTTCTAACAAAGTAGCTGGATGGAAAGAACAGTTTCTTTCTCAAGGTGATAAGAAGTGCTTATTAAGTCTATTGTGGTAGCCATTCTAGTATATGACATGTCTTGTTTCAAGTTACCATTCTTTTTGCAAATCTATAAATAGCTTGATTGTAACTTTTGGTGGGGTTAAAAGAGCAGAAAAAGAAGATCCATTGGATAGTTTGGAAAGTTTTGCCAACCTAAAAGATTAGGACTGGGTTTTAGGGATTTGGAGTAATTCAATCGGGCATTGCTTGCCAAGCAAGTTTGGTGAATCCTTTCAAAGCCAAAGTCTCTTATAGCATGGGTCTTGAAAGGAAGATATTTCCCTTCTAGTTGCTTTACGTCCGCAACGCAGGGAGCTTGACCATCATGGGCATGGCAGAGCATTATATGGGGGTTGCCAGTTACTTGATGAAAGGTTGAGATGGAATTTTAATGATGGGAAGTCTATTATGTGCAAATGTGATAAATGGATTCCTAAAGTCCTTTCCTCATGCTCATTGTATTAAAAGGGATGCAGACCCCTCCATAATATGGGCTTCTCAATTGTTTGTTGAAAATTCTTGAAGTTGGAAATTGGAGGTGTTAAAATCAGTTTTGGATGAGGAGGGAAGTTCATCATATCCTCTCTATCCCTATAAGTATTTTCAACAGAGAAGACTCAATAGTGTGGTAGTATTCTAATTCAGGGGTGTATATTGTAAAATCTGGGTATAAATTGGCTTTTTTAAATTCGGCAAGCTAGGGACACAACAACTATTGCATGTCTTGGTCCCAATTTGACTTTGTTCAACAATGAATtatggaggaaattgtggaactTGAAGATGCCAACTAACATAGCGATGTTTTTATGGAAATTGTTGCATGAAAGACTTCCAACTAATGAACAGATTtggaaaatttttctttttctagtGAGTGCAGGTTTTGTGGACAACCAGAATCTGCTATTCATCTATTTTTTCATTGTCCAAGGGCTGTTCAAATTTGTTTCCTCTCTCCTTTCATGTTACGAGTCTCTCTTCTACATGAATTTTCAGCTGCCAATTATTGGACGCAAATCCTATCTTCAATTAGATCTCAACCTTGAAGAGAGGATGACAATTTATAGGTTATAATGGTGTTCCTTTTGCAGACTATTTGGAATAGCCGAAATGAGATGGTCTTCAGAAACATCACGCTCACTCATCATCAGGTCATTTCAATGGCTATTTATTTCTTTGAGGAATTCTCTTCGGTGCAGGTTCCTACCTCTAATCCTCAAACGGTAGCCCTTCAGTCCCCAACATTTTGGTCACCTCCTCACAATtttgttaaattaaattttgatggAGCTTTTAATATACCTTGTAACAAAAGTTCAATTGCTGTTTTGGCAAGGGACTCGGAAAGTATGCCCTGTAATTGGTCTTGTAAGCGTTTTACAGATGGTCTTGATCCTCTAATTCTGGAGGCATTAGCTTGTAGAAAAGCACTGGTCCTGGCTCAATCTAGGGGGTTGAAGGGAATAATCATGGTTGAAGGGGACTCTCTTAAAGTGGTTAATGCTATTCACAACTTGCCCCATTAGTATTCATGGCATAGTTTGGGATATCATTCTCCTCTAAATCACTTTGACTAGTGTGTAATCTCTTATATCAATAGGATTAAAAATAAAGTATCCCATTTGATAATTAGGGAATATCTACTTAATGATTCCTTTCATTATAATTTTATGTCACAAACTAATTTTGTAATTGCATTTCTAGTCAATTGACTATCAATGAATTTATatctttgacaaaaaaaaaaaaaaattcatgaaatgCGAGTTCCGAGTTCATATGGCaagcaaattttattttattgttaaataaattaataaattttaatttaatagtaaaaaaaaaaaagctttcccATTTTTCTTTCTTACATGATGTAGTTGGTCCCGCGGGTCAAAAGATTCTCAATTGGACATCTTTATCTTTCCCTAGCGTCAGGCGTCAGCCAACCTTATTTGGTACAACTATAATTTTGACTGAGACCTCACGGCCTCAGCCAGTCTTTTATAATTCAACTCTTGTCTTCTGTACTCCATATCCTGACCACCAAGCAACATCCGTTCATTATTTTTTAACAGAACATCCGTTCATTATTTACAAATTACTCAATAATCAATACCATGATCTTACACCTCCTCCTCTTTCTGGTTCTGTATGTGCTCACCAAGCATTTCTTCAACAAGATACGAAATCTCCCACCAAGTCCATTCCCTGCCCTCCCCATAATAGGCCACCTACACCTCCTCCACAAACCTCAACCATCAtctctctttattttctttaaaacgtCAGAAACCCATTTGCTCTGTAACAAAACCCTCATTCCGCATTCTCCAAAATAGAAAATCCCAAAATCCTTCTTGCTCATTCCCCAATATCTCTTACTGCTGAAAAGAAATCACTCAAGTTAATTCTTTTTGGATTAAGTTTTTCGAAGCATTCTTTCTTGTTTTCATCGACTTGTGTCTTCTCTATAAGTATCAGGTATTCTATTTTGTGAAATTGTTGcggcatttattttttttttaatttacatgatatatcttcaatttttcttgaaattagtTGGTGGATTTTCTTATATTAAGTATTCTCATGACAACAAAATACACTATATGTCAAAATTATGAATTTGTTGTTGATtttcaaaaaccctaatttcttatTGTCTATCCTGAAAATTTGAATGTTACATGACAATGCTTCAAAAATTTATTATTGTTCTTTTAATGAGTATACGTTAATGGCTCACATTGCTTATTTTATGAACCTAGCATTATCTTTCCCTACTGCCCAACACTTCCTGATTTGGTCATGGCTCAGTCAAAAGGAAAAGGCAAGGAAAAGGTTACCACATCCTCATCATCTTCAGATTCTGCCAATGCCAGTGTCCCTTCATCACCTCCTCCTACACAAAAAGAAGCTCCTCTGGTCattggaaaaacaaaagaaaagtccAAGAAGAGGACTAGTGAACCTGTCCAGAAGAAAGGTtctaaaaagaaaaagacttcaaaagctccaatTGTGATTATGGAAAGGGCCATTCATGAACTAAGGTACATTCACTGGCCTACTTTTAATGAAGTCTCAGTTCTTTTACAGGCTCTATTTGAATACCAAAAATGGGACAAATTATGCTCTAACACTTAGGGAATATATGTGGATTTAGTTCAAGAATTCTATAGAAATTTGAGAATTGATGATGCTGAAAGTGATGAATCTTTTAAgattaaaatgaaagaaaaagttTATGAAGTGACAGTAGACAGGTTAGCTAGACCCTTAGGCATCCCAAACAGTGGGAATAGAATCTGTTCTCATAAAAAAGTCTTTTCTGTTGGGGGTTTCAATAAGAGAGATTTTGAAGCAGAAGTATTTAAAGGGGAAGTGAAAGATAAAACCAGCATCACCCATGCTCACCAACACATTAAAATTCTGCACAGCTTCATCATTTATGTACCAAACCCTAGAACTGGCAGTCCAAACTATTTAAGCACACTTGATCTCTGTATAATCTGGCATACTGtgaatgaaattgagtttaatcttgcctactttatgctgaaacaaatcatgaaatggaaaccaccttacaactaccctatgcccatcttcttaatggCTTATTTAGAGATTTTGGGATATCATTGGAAAATGAAAAACTTAGAACAAATATGATCCCCATTACAAGCCTACAGAAAGATGATGATGGTAGGAAACTTGAACAAGGTGTTAGGTCTAAGGGTAGTGCAAGTGATGCTTTTGACATTAAAGGAATTCTGGAAGAAGTGAATAATTTAAGGCAGTTTGTTGAGATTGAATTTGGAGAAATACAGAAATTTTGATCTTTTCAAGATGTTCTTATGAATGCATTTGATTCTAAGATTGATGAAGCTTTGATGATGATGTATAAAATTGTGAATGAACTAACAAAAATCAAAGTTCACTTGGGTCTTTCAAGTATTAAAGCTTGAGAAACCAGTAAGGCTGCTGCTACTGATTATGTTCCACAAATAGAAaaggaaaaggaggaagaagaggaagaagaagaagaaaaagaagaaaaagaggaagaagagaagGAAACAGAACAAGAAGAAGAGCATATTTGTTGTCTAGCTTTAACCATCTTGCTTGCTAGTCCCACGTGATAACAAGTTTTATGATTGTCTCATTTTGCAAGAAGTTATCTAAGGCACCAGTGTCCACAAAAGGACATATTTGTTGTCTACCGAGGTTTAAGGTGGCAAATAAATGTCTTTTGCGCCCATTTTTAACCTCACATGGCTGTGTGTTGGTAGCGGCTACAAGTTGTAAGGATCCCATGCTAGACCCTTCTTGGAGTGGACTAGTATCCTTCTCTCCTATCAAGACCAAAAGCATGTTCCTCTTGAGGCATTCCTTAGCCTGATGAGGACAATCACATAAGAAGTATTTGATAGGAGGCCTATCTCCTGGCTTGAAATATATAGAATTATTCTATAAAGACACTTGGTATATATGtgtgtaaaataaaataattattttaatttaatttttataaatatattacgaacagatgtgtttgttagcaagtaaatgtatctgttaataaataaatttatctattgcatacaaacagtcacaactatttgGAGAGGTATCATAATAGATATatctattaataaatatatatctatattaCATAAATAGTCACATTTATTAGAAGATGTGTCAATTTAAAACAAACAATGTATCTGTTGAAAGTAAACAGATGTATCTGTCTAAAAAAGATGTTATGACTTTTCAGTatctataaatatggatgagttgtttaaatcatatgcacttcttctatttctttttctttttttctcatttctcTAAATCTAGTTCATAAAAAATtctcaaaaaaattttttaaaagttaCTGTCTACAGATTTCAGACTTTATTGTATTGTAGAGTTATATTGTCATAACTTTGTAGTAATCTAGTTGGGCAATTAATATATTCATCACACTTTAAAGTCTATTCTATACCCATTGCCTTAACAATACTCTATTTAACATAGTTGcatctagattttttttttaacttgattttaattaatactcaaatttaaaattatatagtcttaaaaataatttatttatctatttatttatttataatttcattaaattttataaataattttaagagtattaaattaaaaaaataaaaaataatttcaataccaTTAAATTAAAACATATCCGAAACTGTTTCAAAGAAAAAACATATCCGAAACTGCTGGCAATGGTTTTCAGCATCCGAATTAATTTTTCCATCTAAAACCAGAGCCAACTAATCGACAATTGCGGCTTGACAATTACACAGCGCACCTAATATTTTCCTTTCCCTTTTAACGAACTTGATTATACCGTGCCAAAAACTCAGTGAATATAAATATTTagtatttataagttaatttaattttataaatattaaaattttaagtaattatatatttagttaaaatatttataagtggctaataattatttaatatatttaataaaaataatttatattaaataaaatttatgataaaattttaaaaattaaataataataataaaatattaaattaaattataaataaaatatttataaatattaaaataaaaaatttaatttttaatttataaatttaaaaattattataaataaatagataaatttatttttagaatttaaaaatataaataaatagataatacCGAAGTTTCTATTCGACAAGAATTTTAACATGGTTCTAGAAGAAGTTTTCATCATGCGTGACTTCATATACATGCATCGTGGTCTATGCTTTACCCCACACTTAAGAAAAATGTTCCTAACATCCTGCATTTAATGTCTTGTCTACTAAAAAATCTGTTAATTGCTATAtttaattaggctttagtttagtaCCAAATTAGCTAAAATTGAGGTTTTAGGTTTATGTTTCattgatattaaattatatatttttttatttaatgtattattatttatttaaatatttactttgcattgtaaatatattttaacttggaaatgaaaaataaatatttgTATCTTAAAAAgtgtttttttaaaattta harbors:
- the LOC131177879 gene encoding uncharacterized protein LOC131177879, encoding MVFLLQTIWNSRNEMVFRNITLTHHQVISMAIYFFEEFSSVQVPTSNPQTVALQSPTFWSPPHNFVKLNFDGAFNIPCNKSSIAVLARDSESMPCNWSCKRFTDGLDPLILEALACRKALVLAQSRGLKGIIMVEGDSLKVVNAIHNLPH
- the LOC131172607 gene encoding cytochrome P450 81Q32-like; its protein translation is MILQFLLFLVLYVLTKHFLNKIRNLPPSPFPALPIIGHLHLLHKPLHRSLSAISNRYGPVLILQFGYRRVLLVSSPSAVEECFTKNDVVFANRPRLLHGKHLGYNYTSLVWAPYGDLWRNLRKLSSLEILSSHRLQLLSSIRSDEVKLLIRRLFKSKDETVDLKSAFFELMLNVMMRMIAGKRYYGENVEEKEAAASFRRIVRETFQSAGTSNMGDYLPLLAKIGGVEKRMLDLQERRDGFIQVLIEEHRKRMSISPSEEKNKTLIEVLLTLQRSDPEYYTDETIKSLMLVLLAAGTDTSAVTMEWAMSLLMNDLEILKKAQNEIDNVIGHDRLMTESDTLKIPYLHCIISEVMRMYPPGPLLVPHESSEECSIGGYRVPPGTMLIVNMWSIQNDPRVWEEPRKFKPERFEGCEAGVRDGFRLMPFGSGRRSCPGESLALHMVSLTLGSVLQCFDWERVGKEMVDMTEGAGLTMPKAQPLIVKCRPRPSMVNLLSHV